The Rhodamnia argentea isolate NSW1041297 chromosome 10, ASM2092103v1, whole genome shotgun sequence sequence acagaaGAGGAAGCAACCGAGTTACAAGTTATGGCGGAGGAGGAGCAAAAGCTCGAACTGGAGGCGAACCGGACCGCCATGGCCGACTCAATCATCGTCGGCGGAGCTGCTTCAGCTGAACGGAGAATCGAGATGCGAAGTGGCGTGAGATCAGGAGCTGCGCAAGCGCTTCTCTCTGCCTCCCTTTGTTCGTTCCAAGCCAGAAAGGATGAAGCGGATGAGGTGATATCGCCTCGTCTCGTGTTTCGGCAAAACGCAACCCGCTCAGATGTCGTCGCAGCTCGCTGCAGAAAAACGCGCGACGTTTTAGCCCGATCCCTCGCCTGCCTCGCATCGTCGTGCGGAATCCGGGCTCGGCCCGAAAGAGCCAATTAGAGATCTTGATCAGGATATCGGGTTGGAATTTTCCTCGACGTCACGTTGTATTCGAGAGAATATCCACttcccatttatttatttttttcatagaagattacTTCAGATTATactatttttgccaaaaaaaaattccttttacTCAAACAATTGACATTTTCGTGCTTGTTGCGATATTTAGCATTTGAATCCCGCtcggttcttttcttttttccaatcaaGAAGAGTGTGGTGATgatggaaaaaaatttattcttccTCGTTCTCGATAaagaaattttcgaattttcgaacCATTTAAGGACCACAGAGGCTAGCAAACGGATTTCTTCTTGGGTGGGGATAAGTGTAACCGTGGTCactataaaaatgaataaaatgcttCCCATGATAAAATACGGAATTAGACGAGagcaaaccggaccggaccggatcgaaCCGGGCGGATTGGTTCGGTTCTTTAGGGGTGCGATCCGGTCTCTGGTCCCGATAAATAGGACCGGTGACCGGGCAAACCGGTGACCAGGCAGGCCGGTCCCTTGTTCCGGGTGGATGGGACCGGCCCGCACCGGACCGCCCAGACCGGACCACCAATtatttatataaataaatatatacaattaaaaaaatgaagctttcgtttgttttcaatgttcatttctcaaGCCATTTCTATTATGAGGTTGTACATTATTGACAAGATATCTCTAGAATGCTTTGCATATATAGCATGTTCTTTGCCTGTTAATAATGATATGAATCCCGAAAGAATTAAGTGGCAGTTTAGTTGGAACCATGAAAGCATGTTTAAGTTGAATGCTAGAGAAACCACTTTACAATAATGGTTTATATCAATTTCTCTTTAAAACTCGGACGACCTCTCGATGTTATGAATGCAATCTATCCTATTTATTCTGGTTTTTTCCATTGCATTGTGCGGTGAGTGTACACCGACGCGTTCTTTCTAGAAATAAATGATTCAATcaattcatttaatatagtggtagcaATTTCTTATTATCCATGCGTTTCagttgttcatttcaatgagtagcCCCGTATTTTGTTTCTACACACTACTTGGATGTGGAATCCTTTTTtgtgaacaacatcactattaaTACGTCTTCATCGACCAGGTTTTTTCGATTCTGTCCTTTATATACCTCTATTGTGTCAGCGATTAAACCAATGTCACTGTTAAACCTACCATTATGTGAAGACATGCCTTCATTATgaaggtgagcaaactggactcgcgtgtttttttattcgaccgggggtatagattgtaaattaatatgcaattgaagcatattgtatttcaagaGTTAGATTTCTATAGACAGCTGGTGTTAGCGGTCTCATTGGGTCGGGggtgggaccggaccggaccgctaGTCTCGGTCCAATCCTTGGtcccaaaaattcaagaaccggGACTACCgctccgattcccggttccatacgtagaccggaccggaccggccggaCCATGCACATCCCTAGTTGGAATCGATGTTTGTCATCAAACAGAAACATTTATTTAAGTGGtcttccctaaaaaaaaaaaagcaatttttCAAAGCATTAAAGAGGAATCTACTATGAATGTCATGAATAATCCTTATTATCttatttgaaaggaaaagtaatTTTACTCgttattcaatttttattatttataattgaaagcaaaaaaaaaaaaatcaaaagctggAGGAAGCTTTTCGTTTCGATTGTTAAagggcacgcatggcaacacttctgctttataAATCAACTTTCAACCAAAAGTTAATATTTCTacttagtaatttttttttttgtgcaagtgattacaaaaatacttgtgaaataaaaaaaataattcaaaagtagcaaaataaaattacataattaaataaatttttattctgaaaatatttatgaagcAGAAATTTTACTACAGAAATGTTGTCACGAGCGACCTAATTTTTCCTCTCTTAAATTTTTACGGGCCCCATACATTGCTGAGTGGCGAACTTTAGGGCCAAACAGAAGCCCATCTTTCGTGCCCAAACCCGAAGCTCGCCGTTGCGATTTTCGGAGTTCGGACTCGACTGCGACGGATCCCTCTCTTTCCACTGTTCACGGCGATAGAAATTTGcaggtgagggagagagagagagagagagagagttttcgaCGGCGAAAGGGATTCTCAGAGAAgataagaaggaaatcatcaaaTTCCGACTCTCTCGACTTGAGGCCCGCGCTGTTCCGTACGGTAAGTTTTCTGTGTTGCGGAGATAATGCCGAGTCGGAACTTTGCACAGTCATCCGATTACCACTTTCTGTGGCGTGGCCCCATTTTTCAATGCGTACTCAGCTAATTCAGTGAATCTTGCGTTTGCGTTTCGTGTCGTTATAATTGGAAGCTGTCGGAAGATCGTTTGTTTTAGGATTACATCGTACTAGAAAGAAGCATGACGTTTCGATTGTGTCCGCAATCAGCGGGGCCTCGGGGACACACGGGAGTTATTTTGAAATTCATGAATTTGCAATCACCGGTAAATTGTAGAGTTATTCCGGAAATTGGGTCGTTACACTGCGAATCGTTTTATGGTTCTTTGCTACGAAACTTGCTTTTTGTTGAGCTTCAATCTGCTAAATTTAATGATTCTTTTgtgcccattttttttcttcaggatGCTTAGTTTCAGGTATTCGCTGCCAGTTACGACGAGAAGATTTGAATCAAGTCAGATCTCCAGAAACATTAGAAGTATTGTGGTACGATAAGAATGACCATGGCGGAGCAGCTCGTCGATGCATTACATTTGAATAAGCTTTTTCCACATGGTTTACTGCTTAGCACTGACCTGCAAATGAGAGAGTGAATGATTACGGATTTTTTGCCCCAGATGATGcagtagcaatttttttttttttggtgatcgATCTAGTGCATTTTCTATCGCAAAAAGAAACtgtcttgttgtttcttttagTGCAAACATAAGATGGCCAATCCTCACCTTACGATGAggctttttgacaattattagGTGTGCGCGGCGAAAGGTCCCCGGCCTAGATATCCTCGAGTATGGAAATCACGGAAGAAAATTGGGACCATCTCCAAGTCTGAAAAGCTTGTTGACTGTGTATGCTTATGAACTCATCTCATTCCTTTATCTGTACATTATAGGAACCTAATATAAGTATATAACCGGTATTAGGGCAtcgaattttctgaaaaattaattGTTTCATGAGATATGGTGTCTTTGCATCTTTAAACAGCTGTTTTTGGGTTTCAGGTGAAGGGATTGTCAAACGTAAAAGAGGAAGTTTATGGGGCACTTGATTCGTTTATTGCTTGGGAACTAGAGTTTCCTCTGATCACAGTCAAGAAAGCCTTGAAGACACTTGAGAAggagaaagaatggaagagAATAATACAGGTGCCACTTCTCTAGCTTCTGTGCCCTTCCGCCCTTTTTGTTCTCATCTCTTGCATAGTGGCCTGGAATTCTTTACTATAAAATCACATAAACCCTGTTGCTGCCGTAGGTCACTAAGTGGATGTTAAGCAAAGGTCAAGGAAGAACGATGGGAAGTTACTTTATATTGCTTAATGCATTAGCTGAAGATGGCAGGCTTGACGAAGCTGAGGAACTATGGGCAACGATATTTTCCCGAAATCTGGAAGGCACACCTCGTATTTTCTTCAACAAAATGGTGTCAATATACTATAAGAGGGGCATGCATGAGAAGATGTTTGAGGTACTCTTCTTTGGTCTTACTAAAGTATACGTCACTTTTCTGAGCTGTGAGCATGAAAGATGCCGTTGGTACTCTAATCTTCTTGGAGATAGGCATGGCATATTGATTTTCGAATAATTTCTGCGACTCAAGTTTGCACTGCTCCGGTTATGGTTTAGCTCTTCATTATATTCAAGCATCTGAAAACGTGCGCAATTCATTAAAAGATTATTGGGAAATGCACTATGCACATGCCCATACGGTTTTCACTATTCACCATCTATAAGGATGTACTTGTGCTTATATGAGATACCTATGTTTTCAATTGCCATCTCTTCTTGCTGGTTAGACCATCTTGGTGCATGATTGGACTCCATTTATTTTCATGGCCCATCATCGATCATATCTTATGATTCTTCGTTTTTCCTTGTTCTTCCTGCCTAGGTATTTGCTGATATGGAGGAACTTGGGGTGAAACCCAATGTCTCAATTGTTTCAATGATGGGAAAAGTCTTCCAACAGCTAGGTATGATGGACAAATATGAGAAATTAACAAAGAAATACCCACCGCCAAAATGGGAGTACCGATACATCAAAGGGAAGCGTGTTAAAATATCAGCGAAGCGTCTGAATGAATTCAATGACGCTAACAAAAGCAGCAGTGTGAATGGTGATGCAATGGTTGAGGACACTAAGCAATTAAACAAGTCTGATAGCGTATCGGAAGGGGACACAACTAGTGCTGATGAAATGATTCCGGACATAGATGGGGTTTGTGAATCTGATTGATCTCTTCTAATGTATGTAAAGTTTTTGACAGTGGCATCTATAGCAGCTTAAAGCGAGAACGTGTTCAGTTCATCTCTTCCATCGCATCAGATAATGTGCTAGAAGTCTTTGCTTGTTTTATGGCCTGTGCTTGTCTGAAGCGAAGGATCCGGAGTATGGAGGGGAGACTCGTGGTTCACATGACTGTGTGAGGAAGGTATTGGCACTATGATCATGTTGGTGCTTTCTGGATTCCCCAGGAATGGGCAGAGCACTGCTGCTAAGAAATTTCCGATAAGGGTACGCGCGAGTAGGATCACTATAGTGTCGAATGACTACAGACGTACTCTTGATTTTGCTGGCCTATTGTTTTCAAGTTTCCGTGTGGTCATATCCACAGCCCGTATTGTTTGGCAGTGATATTTTATTTAGAGAGAGACACCTCACGCAAATATGAATTCTTCCCTGCTTATCTCTTGGCTTGAACCAAGGTGGTCCAGGTATGGAAGTTATAAGAAAGTTTGCCGTAAAAAGAAGGCATAATGAAGCTCCTTCCTTCACGAAGGGCCCCTTATCCGGGGTGAAGAAATAGCTCGGAGGAagtaaaattccaaataagaatcTGAATTGTTATCGTTTTCgcaaataaaaacttaaagttaactttatttcaaatgagagtCTGACCAAGGCATTatcatcatttatttatttactttttttcctttgttctttttttattttccttttttattttattttccttctcgCAAGTGACCGATCTTGGGCAATGGCCGGCCATTGGCGAGAGTTGACCTCGCCGCCACAAGTGAGGCCGGTCCTTGCCAGATTTGGGAGACGGTCACCCCacttgggcgagggccgccttcGACTCACCTAGGCGAGGCCGTCATTGGTGGCCGACCATCACCCGAGATCGGCCACCGGCgagaaggaaggggaaaaaaaaaagaaaaaatgaaaaatgaaaaagaagagagttgAGGACCAAAATGCCTTTGGTCATGCACTTCTTAGAAAAAATTAGGTGCTTCAAACATTTGCATCAAATAATTTTCACTTTATGCgcttatttgagaaattgagggcatttcaagtctttatttgaaaattttctagccCTAAGGGCCCAAAAATTCGGACTAGCTCAAAACAAATTGACTTGGGTTTTGGGGCCCATGTTAGGTCGGGACTGTTTTCTCACCTTAGTGAATTTTTAAAACAAGATGGTCCAAATTATCtggagaaaattattcaaaaagtcataatttattttatttttgttaattcggtcttaaacatttttatgtttGGTCTATTGAGTCTATCCTTTACTCGAAAATTGCTGAAATGGACGTCAATCGTCCTATACGGTATAGgttaatttttcattatttttcttcactttttccttttttattttctttcattttctttattttttttcctaatgttGCTAGTAAGACAATTGCGACCAAGAGTGATGGCTCAACGACCCTCACTAGGCatagtaaggaaaaaaaaaataaagaaaaggaaaaaaataataacaaataaaatttaaaaaatattgaaaattttatcaacGGCAGTctcggttgtgccacgtaggatagttGACGTTCACTTATTGGCAAGGTAggatcaattgacaaaacgtaaaaaaaagtttatgattcaattgccaAAATTGAAACAGATTaataactttttggacaatttttccgaaTTACCGGATCTAAGAGGTGGCATTTTTTAATTGGTTCGAACTTACCAGGTGATTTTTCTTTACTTTAAAACAATAAGACATATGAACTCttgtaaaaaatattaataaatctCTATTTACATATGACTTAATGAGCAGGATTGAATTGGGAAAAGTACCCCGaattatacaattttttttttgtttgccaaAGCCACAACCACACATAACAATAAAGCCACAAGAAGTTAAGAACCACGTGCTTGCACCCACTGCCACTGGCcttcaattttctctttaaatatacaaaaacaaaaacaaaatttctcaattagcAGTCGTTAgaccaaaaaatgataaaataaaagatgGTCGTCGGAGAGGTCATCAAAGCCAAGAACGAGGTTCAAAGAGGGAGCAGAAGGAAGAGTCGGTATACATTTATGCGTACATATATTCTAGTTTGTTTTTAGTTAGAATTTACTATCGCACCTTGCTTTGCGCCCTCTGGCTTTGATTGATCGTGTCGATAGCGATGAGGCACCGGTAGAATAGAACCACGCAAAGTCGCGCCACCGCGCGTGAACCGGTCTGATGACGCGGACAGTCTATCCAGAAGAAGccgggtgagagagagagagagagagagagcgcgaagGTTCCCCTCCCTTATCCCTCGTTACCTcctcctttctccatcttccacCGTCGCACCCGAACGGAGCTCAGCCATGGCCGTCTCCCCCGAGCCACCGCACAAGCACCGTCACCACCCCAACCCTCTCTCCCACCTGCTCAACtccactctcctctctctcatcCCCAATCACAAACTGGCCTCTCCGCCTCCGCCTTCCAAGCTACTCCTCCCCGTCCAACTCCCGGGGACCCTGTCGATCACCTCGCCCTCCGAGTCGCCGGCCCCGCCTCATCCGACGCCGCTCAAATCGGCCCCGGCCGAGTCGAGCTCCGGCGCGTTCCCGTCGACGGTGCGGGTTTCGGCGATCAAGTCGAACGGCAAGGGCGGCGGGCCGGCCTTCGTCGGGCAGGTGTTCAGCATGTGCGACCTCTCGGGGACTGGCCTCATGGCCGTGTCCACGCACTTTGATGTTCCCTTCATTTCGAAGCGGTTTGTTTTACTGTGCAATTGTGCTTTCCTTGTTCTGTCGATTGCTTCGTTGCGATGGTTGAACGTCTTAGGGTTTTTGTTGCTGTTTAACTGATGTGCAGAACGCCGGAGTGGTTGAAGAAGGTATTCGCTTCGATTACTAAGAGCGAGAGGAATGGCCCTGTCTTCCGGTTCTTCATGGATTTAGGCGACGCAGGTATGATTTTGCTTTTATTATATGAGTATGCTTCTGACTCTTAGCTGCTTTAGGATGAACCTCTTCACTATATTCGATGGTATTGCCAACCATTGGTACGTGACTAATgacctgttcttttttttctgtagCCTTTGCTGTTGTATGATCATAGTTGTGTCTTTAGAAATCATTCAATTCTCTCTGCGAAGCCTCCTATTCTCAGTGAAATTGATGGAAGATGTCTGCTCTTATTGGTATACACGAAATGAGTAATTACACTGGGGGATATTTTACTGCTCAAACTCAACCGAGTGCATGCTTCTTTCTGAACTGACTCACTCTATATAGCATGCTCAGATGACGGCTGAAACTCTGATCGGAAtgtattttttgtagttacTTACGTTAAGCGGTTGAACATCCCAAGTGGTGTTGTGGGTGCTTGTCGACTGGATCTAGCATATGAGCATTTCAAGGTACTGTTTTGATTCAATTAAAAAGCCATGTCATTTCCCAGCCCTTGATACATCCTTGAACCCTATCGCCAtgaaagttttcttttcttgtatgGTGCACATGATACCTATCAGTTGATTGCCTTTTCTACTTCATTTGCCATCTTTTAGTTCTGTGGTTTCTATGCCGCAATCCAATGAGTGTTGAATCATTCCTTTTTAAACAATATACACTAGTATACATAGCACGTATTGTGCATATATGTCACTACCTCTTTCCTGTTGTTCAATATGATTTGATATATGTTTCATTATGTTTTGTTTGAAAATATCTGATTAAGCTTTACAACTTCTGTGTTGTTCAGTACAAAATACAGGAGTGGATAGTTCATTAAAATGTGGGGGTTAACCGTCGAGCAATTTTTAACCCATAGCAAAGAAATTGTTATGTGGGATTGTAGAAAGGAATCTAAGCCGAGAGAGATGTGAGGTTTTTGAGAGAATCTGCAAGTCTGGGGTTTCAGTTGAAAATGGTCGACAATACTTATATGACTTTTTCAGGAAACCCACAGATTCCGGTTTGAGATATCCGTGATAAGTTTATACCTCCCACTGATATATAGTCACTTATCTTTTGATTCAATGTTATGCAGGAGAAACCTCACTTGTTCCAGTTTGTTCCTAATGAGAAACAGGTATCTGGCAAGACCATCTTACTCAATGCGCTCGCAAGTTTATGGATGTCTaagcttttcccttttcctttgaaGGTCAAGGCAGCCAACAAACTTGTAAAGACAATATCTCAGGGTAATGGAAATAGACAAATTGATGGTGTGCCCGTATTTAGTGCCCAAAATTTAGACATTGCAATAGCAACTTCAGACGGTATCAAATGGTAAGGTCTTCGACGCACGTCTCTTTTTATCGATTTGAGACTCGAATCTGTTGCGGCATCTAACTTTTATTTGGTCAATTTTATTGATCAAGAACTTGACATTTCCTGGTAGCAGTTCTTTTGCTGGTTGGCACTTTGCACTTGATTATGTCCTTCATCCCAAATGTCATTAGctcctttcttccttcctttatATTCATCCCCTGTTCAagcagctctctctctctctctctctctttctctccccccTAGTTCTCTTCAGGTTTCTTTGGCAGGAGTCTAGTCcttatcttttaattattttcaaattggtCATATATTTGAATATTGGACTTGATTTAATGGATTTGTGATGCTTCTTTTCATTGGTATATTCTTACCCGTGAACATAAAtgcataagttttttttttatttgctggTACTATGTTTGATCAGTGTCTTTTGTGGTATCTAACAGCTACTTCCTCATCTTCTCTTTATCAGGTATACtccttatttttttgataaaaacatGCTTGACAACATTCTTGAAGAATCTGTTGAGCAgcattttcattctttgattCAAACTCGGCACATGCAGCGGCGTCAAGATGTGATTGACGACAACCTGACCGAGGTTGCTGATGATGTGGGAGATAGTCTATGGGAGCCTCCAGAGGTACAGCATCTGATTTACCTCTTCAACAATTCCAAAAAACCTGACTCCTTAATAAATAATAGTAATTAAAAAACCAAATCCCAAGTCAACAACCTATCCAAAGAGAAGACTCGATGTGTGGAAAGGAAGAGAAACTACGATCCAACATTTTTGAGGCACGATAAGGAAGACTTGATGTGTGGACTAACCATATTCCAATCTGCAAGCAATTTGCTTTTGCTATCTAGTGACCACAAAGCTATTTGCTGGAGATTCAGTGTTTTATGTTGTGCTGATTCTCCATTTATCTTAGCCACCTAGGGGGCAATAGTGTCTTGAATATCGATTATGATCTTTCTTTTGCATGATACAATTCAAGCGCAGATTTAGTTGATGTCAATTTATTTTGTTGGAAAGGTTCAAGAAGTTTTGGAAGAGATGGGGCATCCTGGTATACCTTTAAGTGTCATTTCAAAGGCTGCTGAGATGCAGCTACTCTATGCTGTTGACAAAGTGATCCTGGGAAATCGATGGTTGCGCAAAGCCACTGGGATTCAACCAAAATTTCCTTATATAATCGACTCATTTGAGCGAAGGTACGTACTACTAATACAAGGAGAACACTGATATTGCCTGGACAAATACCTTGTTTCCCATATGCTCTTACCA is a genomic window containing:
- the LOC115742816 gene encoding pentatricopeptide repeat-containing protein At4g21190, whose translation is MLSFRYSLPVTTRRFESSQISRNIRSIVVCAAKGPRPRYPRVWKSRKKIGTISKSEKLVDCVKGLSNVKEEVYGALDSFIAWELEFPLITVKKALKTLEKEKEWKRIIQVTKWMLSKGQGRTMGSYFILLNALAEDGRLDEAEELWATIFSRNLEGTPRIFFNKMVSIYYKRGMHEKMFEVFADMEELGVKPNVSIVSMMGKVFQQLGMMDKYEKLTKKYPPPKWEYRYIKGKRVKISAKRLNEFNDANKSSSVNGDAMVEDTKQLNKSDSVSEGDTTSADEMIPDIDGVCESD
- the LOC115742813 gene encoding uncharacterized protein LOC115742813 → MAVSPEPPHKHRHHPNPLSHLLNSTLLSLIPNHKLASPPPPSKLLLPVQLPGTLSITSPSESPAPPHPTPLKSAPAESSSGAFPSTVRVSAIKSNGKGGGPAFVGQVFSMCDLSGTGLMAVSTHFDVPFISKRTPEWLKKVFASITKSERNGPVFRFFMDLGDAVTYVKRLNIPSGVVGACRLDLAYEHFKEKPHLFQFVPNEKQVKAANKLVKTISQGNGNRQIDGVPVFSAQNLDIAIATSDGIKWYTPYFFDKNMLDNILEESVEQHFHSLIQTRHMQRRQDVIDDNLTEVADDVGDSLWEPPEVQEVLEEMGHPGIPLSVISKAAEMQLLYAVDKVILGNRWLRKATGIQPKFPYIIDSFERRSAASLIRASDLTHYLGDRGIITDESSQESTDKLALEENHHVDPGQKADFRFPFGDWLRHPWSKEQQKLQKEAGARLESLSGEPVKQKLQPNPFLPKITMVGISMGEAGQASKATLKKTMEDLTRELGQTDHGNATGSIDDVSEDRDPLFVANVGDYYSGLAKTGSSRLIRRSEAKKQH